TATCAAAATGAACCTTGAGCAGCCACACAGTCGTCTTGCCTCAGAACATCCACGGCTCTCGCCCTCtgtgcctttctgtgtggaatttgcatgttcttcctggagGTTTTCTCCATGTCCTCCAGAAGGACCGGAGTCAGCTTGTTGTCTGCAGACAGTGAGGCAGACGGTCACACGGAGGGCATCAGTCAGTTTGACGGACTGGCTGTATGGTATGGAAGTGTTTGTTCAGACAAACCTAAAACCTGTGtactgtcgtgtgtgtgtgtgtgtgtgtgtgtgtgtgtgtgtgtgtgtgtgtgtactcagtGAAGTCCCCCCTTCCAGAGGAACATGGCAGATGGAGACTACGTGCTAAGTGGAAGTGATATTTTTCTCAGACCCTACACAGCTATAGTGTGGGAGGCAGAAACatggaacttttttttatttttttttttaaacctcaaTCCTCACAGGGCAGAATTAAACGCCCCTGCTCCGAATCCAGCCTTCTCTCCTAACATGATGCAGTGATCCCAACAATCACACCCTGTGCTAACAAACAAAGATACTGAAAACAAACGCCGTGTTGAAGAGCAGTTTACCGTCGAGCTACTTTCCTTCAAACTGTGGCTGCATTTACAGTAATACGGACCACTTCACTGATCCGGGGAACAACGGGCCACATTGTGTGGGTGAAGGTCTGTTTACCTTCAGGCGGAGGAACGCCTCACTTCGTGAAGTCAAACAAACTCCTTTTCTAAACGTGTTTATGTAGTATCAGAGCTGTGCTCTCTTAAAGATGTTATTGTTCTTTAGATTTcataaaagagaaacagaatcCATGCTGGTACATTTGCAGCAGATGTGCATGTGTCTGATTTTGCAcggtcaaataaaaaaaaaggacttttcaTCACGAAAGTTCAAGTCTCGGTGACGAGCAGAGTTGTGCAATTTTATGGAAATATGAACTTGATTCAAGTTTGTAGCTGCTTTTTCAAAAGCTGCTCCAGTTACTCTGCAGGTTTGTGTGATAAATAGGTTGTTGCGTCCTGATCTGATGAAACAATGACTGGTTTATTGTTCAGCTGCTTTGACACCATGATTAGTTTGGCTCAAAAGTCTGTATGGAATGGATTCAAGAAGCAATGACAgtgagaaggagcagcagcagaacggcTCCGACGGGTTTATTGAAGGGAAAATAACGTTTCTGTTAAGATgcagaaacatttaaatgaggTCTGAATGTCATCCTCCTCCCTTAATGGTAAATGCATGACTCCACAATGTTTCACTGACTGTAGTTTTTGCATGctaaaaaagtttaaatctaAATCCATGTTGTGAATCTTTAAAGCTTGTTTAGTGTGACTTGCTGCATTGTTGAACTTCACCACCTTTCAGTCAAACTACAAAATGTAAgtaaacagaaacagacagcagctctgcaactttttaatgtacaaaaaaagattaatttctTGTGGctgtgtggctttttttttttctaaatgtaatCAGCTACTAATAAAtccctcccaaaaaaaagagacaacatATCCTCACACTGCCTCTTCTGCAAATCGTCAAAGCTTCAATTTCTTTGTAAAGTGATGATTCTGAATGATTGAATGTTTGAGATTTCATTTAGAACCCAGCACCCAGCAGGAAGGTGCATGTGAGGTCAGGTTTCATCACACCCTGCTCGGAAAGGAGAAGCAAGCAGTCACAAACTCAGATGTCTCGTGACTTAAAGGGTCGACTCCGTGTCAGTTTATGGTTTTATTCGAGACTTCAAGATTAATCatttgcaaacatttttttttatggggtaactgaaagagaaaataaatgtgacGGTTTCTTTCAGTGACAGTGTGAGTTACTGCCTGCTCCAGTGATGCACGAGGAGGCGCAGTAGCATCAATGGTGAGGGGTCTTCACTTATATTAGTGCTGAAATTACTTTCTATAAATAAACTAATATGACAAGGTAACATCCTGGAGCTGGTAAATATGCAGATATTCTCAAAATGTGGAGTCATTTCTTCCAGTATTTATAAAACCAGCTAAAAAAAGATCAGTGCTGAAAAAGAGATGCAAATCATGGCTGGATCGTACAGCTCAGTTCCAGTAAATCcacaaagtaaaaacattttttttaatcttcatatTTGCCCTCCGTGATCGTCTTCTTCTGTCACACCGGCAGTGTTGGTGAAATAAATGTGCCTTGCTCAACATTGCATTGAACAACTATAGACATGAGTAACACAGTAATGCAATTCCAATTATcagaatgttttaaaaaaaatatttattttctttaaaagccGTGCACTTCCTGACTGTAATAAATGCACAATGACCATAAACTCCTTCACCGAATACTGATGTGAAAAATGAATACAATGGAAAACTTATTGTAAAATTATAACTTACATTTAAAACAATGCTTTTCATACAAAAATCCAggattttctgcattttgtaCAACAAAGAGCACTTTGTGTTTCCCTgtatcactgctgccacccgCTAGTTGAAATGATAGTAATCGATTCCTTCCTTCAGCTGCAGCGAGTTGAGATTTGCCTCCAGAACACCTCCGGTCATGTCCTGGAAAGAGGACAGCAAAACATCGCAGAGAGACCGGAATTACAACAAACTTCAAATCTTAGCAGGGTCCATGTGGAGTGTTTCAGCGATCGTTAACTTCTGTTTGAAGCGTGAACAAGGCTCCTGTTGAAGCAACACCGCAGAAATAAAGCTGATAATGTTCAGCCGTCATGGTTTCTCAGTCAAGGTACTGATAATCTGACAAAGACacatcagaaagttgtgttttcagtgaaagaaaataaaaatccaaaagaCATCTGTctgaaaaccattaaaaaaaataaaagtcaaggcTATTACTTGAAGCTTATTGGGATAAAAGACACATTTCCATCAGTTTGAGGCATTTGGCTTCGTAATGAAGGCAATTTTCTGTCCTCGGCCTTCTTTCTGCTGGGTGTGTTTTGATATGTCAGAGTTAAGCCAGAGGTTACATAAAGACTGACGAGATTCAGACTCACCTACAGAAAAATTAGGTTCAATCAAAGCCAACGAGCGAAGTTCAAATAAATATATCTGCTGTTTATAATTTGATataatttcacaaaaaatgCGTGATTGaatccaggtgtgtgtgcgtgtgtgtgtgtgtgtgtgtgtgtgtgtgtgtgtgcgtgcgtgcgtgtgtgtgttagaaagCTCCTGATTGAGTCCAGGTCTCTAATTACGTCTGCAGTTCCCATAATTGAGCAGTTAGTCGAGCCCTGAGGTGGAGTTCGTAGATGTGAATCTGGCTGTGTGATGGAGCCAGATTGGAGCGGCGTGAGTGTGTTATTACACACTAATCTCACCGAATCTGCCACCGTCACAGCCTGCGTGAAGGACTCTGAGTGCTGCCAGCGCTGCGCAGTAGTCAAAATGGAACTGGAACCGCCGAACGCGCCGAGTGAACGTGACGGCGTGATCAAAGCGGAGGCTGCCGCCCGCTCCCTGGCGGCTCCCTCGCTGTCCTGACCGGGCACACGCCCTGGGTCATTATGTCGTTATAGCGGCCATTAACAGACCTGAGGGACGGACGGTCAGAAACGAGCTCCCTGCTCACCAGCTTCACGCAGACGATGAAgggcgcggcggcggccgtgTAGTGCAGGATGGGGATTTTAGGCTTCGGTCGTTCCTGGGgggaaaacaatgaagaatGAGCAGCCATTTATAATTACTGTAATTAAATGGAATGGAATTAATCAGGATTTTAAGACTGCAGCCTCTGCTCACGTGCTTTCTGGGTAATCTCACCTTGGATTCCTCATATGTGTAGAAGCCTTTGTGGATCTTGTTCTCATCTACGTCACAGAAAGCTTtgacctgaacgcagcacagctCATCACGTTACACTCATGTGCTGAAAGGTGTATAACATAACACATCTTCAGAGAACGAACCTTCCTCTGATTGGTGGCGCTCAGGCTCCGGTACAGCTTCCGGCCCTGTTTCCCGGCGTTCCATACGGTGACGTTCTCCCAGCGACTGAGAACCCGCTCCTGCAGAAAGTCCACCCGCAGCCTCCAGATAGTCTCCCTGAGAGCAGAGGGGTGATCAGAAGTGTCTAATGTATTGATCACAATCACAATGATTGATGTTATTGTAACAAGATGCTTTTTCAATATAAACCACACGATGTCTTCTTCAGAGGTCAATGACTGGTGTCAATATTCTGGCTGAACTTCAAATTCAATAAATTCAAACGAAAACTGTAATttggacaaaaagaaaagtaatgCCAGCCCCAGTATCAAGTGAAGTATTCACTGCATTTATACAGGCCTAACGAGCAGAGACCGAATCACCTGAACTCTCATGCTGGGTCATTTTACAGGAAGCGCTACGCTCTCATCTTTGGCTGTGAGCTTTACACCGAGTCAAGCCGCGGGCCTCAGGCTGCAAACAAACCCAGACCCAGCCGCAGAGCGGAGCCCGGGTGGTCTCCACACTCCTTCCCGGTGCTTTCTCTGTGCCGGCTTTGATTCTGAGACGCGGCGGCAACACGGAGGAGATTTACAACACGCATACCTTCCACTCACGTTTCTAAACAAGCAGGAAACCTCTCGCCTCAGTTTTTCTTTGGCACGATGTTTCAAAAAGACACTTCTCACCCAACTCAAGGGCCAGCTGGATCACATTTATTTGCATGACACAGAGATGAAACGATGCTTTTGTTCGATGACAGAAAGGAAGTAGTTGCGTGGATGAGAAGAGGTGTGGGAGAGTAGAAAGATCCCAAAATAGGCctacaaaaataaacatgacaGATGAAGACGGAGCGGAGGAAGATCGGTGACGGAGTGCGTCGACGCTGGCAGATATACGAGTGGCGGAGGGACgcgaggaaggaaggaaaaaggaaaagcaggAGGGATAACAGGAAAGAGGGGATGAAAGGTGGGCGTGTGACGGCAGGAAAGGCCTTTCGGTGTGTTCATttagaagcacacacacacacacacactgcagcaggaatGTCATCTTCACCACCAACAATCTCAAACTCTTCTCACTGCGAGATCAGATccttctcccagcagcagcggACGAATGCTCCACATTCCTCCCGGAGAAGAAAACGGGTGGAAAAGCTTCACTGAAAGGCTGGGAAAGTGAGCGGAGTTCCAAAAACATGGATAATCTCAAGATTAccacaacgtgtgtgtgtgtgtgtgtgtgtgagaaacagtgGCAGGAAGCCTGTGGGCAGCTGTTGGTAGTTGGAGGATCATCACTAtgtccaagtgtgtgtgtgtgtgtgtgtgtgtgtgtgtgtgtgtgttttccatgaaGCAAAACCTCATATTTTACAGACTTACTTAACTTAATAATAATTAAGtgaataatttcatttttttggccCAGTAGTTTTAAGTAAATCTGCAGTAAATGACTCTAATTCAGTGTCCCGTCGACATACAGCCTCgctgtgtgtgtcacagagaCTGAGGCGACGCAGTAAAAACTCACTCCGTGACTGAGTGAGTGGCCGCGTTGTCATGGTAACGATAAACCAGCAGGCACTCGTCCACCCTGGTCAGACCTCCTCCCCGACGAAGACTCTGGTAGAAGAAGAGCAGATCTTCCGGGACTCCCTGGAGACACACGCCATGTTCATACAATACTTCATTTCAGATCATTAAGAAGGTACCACTTTAGGCAAACAAGACGTTGTTTCTTTGGACACATTCGGACTGAGTCTGCTGAATACTCTGAGTGGAAACCTCACCTTTCCTCCCTCATCGAATGATCCAACCTCCTGGAACCATTTTCTGGAGCAGAACCACGTGGGCATGATGACTGTGGGCCCATGAGAGGTAAAAACctgaaaccccaaaacacaaacacttttctgCATCAAACGCTTCATCAGCACACAGGAGAATTTGTCTGTGTGCTTTTGAGAGTATTAATGCATCATTAAGAAGTCCATCATTTAAAGAACTGTCTTCTTTTCAGCATGAGACAAATGTCACATTTGAATAAAACACAGGACTTACAGTCAAATTCAGTCAATTTACCACCACACATgcataacaattaaaaaaaaaaaaatcacagtagATGTTTATTAGAATGTTTACATCTTCAAAGGTGTAAAATATCTGACCACACGCAGCTGGAACTCAAAAAATACAGCTGGCTTGTTTGTACTATGGTCAGAATAAAaaccttcattcattcattttgaataaGTTGTCAAAATATAGAAATTaatcattaaaggtgcattaaggagtttgcacgttttatgcaaaacagcgccccctgcaggccttgggcgtaatgcagcttagtgaaaaactcgtgcctgtggttcacgtgcacggaagagggggactccttcctcgctcttttagtagcgctcgagtaagatttaagtgtcttttacctggtggagtctgtgtggagctgtggcagtgctagaagccagtctcttcttactttctggaagctcctgctcagttgttgctcactaagcatctggcggagtaatggcgtacaaaatgaaacctaaccagccggagcgtgcattacgtcattcctttcaaattctccccaaaaatattctggtgccggaccggcactgcaacgttcaagtgacaatttagcgctgttagaggtacttgcaatgaatatgtcagggcacattttacacatcattcaaaatgtgtaacatatttatggtggaaaataagtatttttaaagttgaaaaactccttaatgcacctttaatgccAACACATCTCTAAGTCTGTGCAGGAATCCTGCTCACTGCAAATTATGCGCCCCTGGTGGTCTAATATTACAGTTAATGTCAAAATCTCTCCAGCTGGGGAATTTCACCTTGCAGCCAGACAGAACTCCCTGTTGGGCCGGTTCTGGCCCGCGGGCCATacgtttgacactcctgctttgTATCAATGAGGTCCAATTTGAGAAACTGCTGTGTAGGTTCAGCAAttaatttcatgaaaataaCATGAGAGTTATCAGCTTGagatcgtgttttttttttttttttcaagaacacATTTATGTGGTCTGGAAATGAAGCAGT
The nucleotide sequence above comes from Salarias fasciatus chromosome 6, fSalaFa1.1, whole genome shotgun sequence. Encoded proteins:
- the LOC115390878 gene encoding UDP-GlcNAc:betaGal beta-1,3-N-acetylglucosaminyltransferase-like protein 1 isoform X1, coding for MDRNPPKRLRVAEEHHTFTDGVEKEAEEGAVDVSIIMPVHNASCWLDECLQAIVLQDFTGSMELSVFDDASTDDSREVLERWREKLEVRGVSLLISGHSSAQPKGVGFAKNKAISQSHGEYLCFQDADDIMMPERVRLQYDASLLHKNSLIGCRVWRLPEGSTERYTRWINTLTQEQLITQVFTSHGPTVIMPTWFCSRKWFQEVGSFDEGGKGVPEDLLFFYQSLRRGGGLTRVDECLLVYRYHDNAATHSVTEETIWRLRVDFLQERVLSRWENVTVWNAGKQGRKLYRSLSATNQRKVKAFCDVDENKIHKGFYTYEESKERPKPKIPILHYTAAAAPFIVCVKLVSRELVSDRPSLRSVNGRYNDIMTQGVCPVRTAREPPGSGRQPPL
- the LOC115390878 gene encoding UDP-GlcNAc:betaGal beta-1,3-N-acetylglucosaminyltransferase-like protein 1 isoform X2: MDRNPPKRLRVAEEHHTFTDGVEKEAEEGAVDVSIIMPVHNASCWLDECLQAIVLQDFTGSMELSVFDDASTDDSREVLERWREKLEVRGVSLLISGHSSAQPKGVGFAKNKAISQSHGEYLCFQDADDIMMPERVRLQYDASLLHKNSLIGCRVWRLPEGSTERYTRWINTLTQEQLITQVFTSHGPTVIMPTWFCSRKWFQEVGSFDEGGKGVPEDLLFFYQSLRRGGGLTRVDECLLVYRYHDNAATHSVTEETIWRLRVDFLQERVLSRWENVTVWNAGKQGRKLYRSLSATNQRKVKAFCDVDENKIHKGFYTYEESKERPKPKIPILHYTAAAAPFIVCVKLDMTGGVLEANLNSLQLKEGIDYYHFN